In Salinisphaera sp. T31B1, the following are encoded in one genomic region:
- a CDS encoding LysR family transcriptional regulator: MDLKQLRYFVAVAHELHFGRAAARLHISQPALSFDIKKFEQQLGVVLLRRNNKRVELTSAGALLLVEAERLLAHAADAEQLVRRSADGLTGRLRVGFVNSMLLRGLPEAIESFACRHPRIDIVLKELNTDEQIAALTGRRIDIGCAHWNRPTHDIVSETLCHEPFVCCLPVNHARARDQTIDLANLADEAFILFPRAVSPHYHDQIVALCIGAGFSPQIRHEARLWQTVVTMVEYGMGIALVPEPLTRTASDRVCFRALAGETGASEVRVLRRACADERLVDAFAACLKDTVARG, from the coding sequence ATGGACCTGAAGCAGCTACGCTATTTCGTGGCCGTCGCACACGAGCTGCACTTCGGGCGGGCGGCGGCACGTCTGCATATCTCGCAGCCGGCACTGAGCTTCGATATCAAGAAGTTCGAACAACAGCTCGGCGTGGTCCTGCTGCGCCGCAATAACAAGCGCGTGGAGCTGACCAGTGCCGGCGCGCTGCTGCTGGTCGAAGCCGAACGCCTGCTTGCCCATGCTGCCGATGCCGAACAGCTCGTACGGCGTTCTGCCGATGGGCTGACCGGTCGCCTGCGCGTGGGGTTCGTCAATTCGATGTTGCTGCGCGGCCTGCCGGAAGCCATCGAATCCTTCGCATGCCGACATCCGCGGATCGATATCGTGCTCAAGGAACTCAATACCGATGAACAGATCGCTGCGCTGACCGGCCGGCGGATCGATATCGGCTGTGCGCACTGGAACCGTCCTACGCACGACATCGTCAGCGAAACGCTGTGCCACGAGCCATTCGTCTGCTGTCTGCCGGTCAATCATGCACGTGCCCGGGATCAAACGATCGACCTGGCGAACCTGGCCGACGAGGCGTTCATCCTCTTTCCACGCGCGGTATCGCCGCACTATCACGACCAGATCGTCGCGCTCTGCATCGGTGCCGGTTTCAGCCCGCAGATCCGCCACGAGGCGCGACTGTGGCAGACGGTGGTCACGATGGTCGAGTACGGCATGGGTATCGCGCTCGTGCCCGAGCCGCTGACTCGTACCGCCAGCGATCGCGTCTGTTTTCGAGCGCTTGCCGGCGAGACCGGCGCCTCCGAAGTGCGGGTGTTGCGCCGCGCCTGCGCCGATGAGCGGCTGGTCGATGCATTCGCGGCATGTCTCAAAGATACAGTCGCGCGAGGCTAA
- a CDS encoding PhoX family phosphatase, which translates to MSQEIEDHRLLNDSDNEPFSSVLERRLSRRDIMRGGLNVAAVSMLAGFGLTACSSDDDGVDTDRGMNDDDTAAAMRLAFEAVAGSKTDAVVVPEGYTAQVFIPWGTPINASAPAFSENLAFTPEIQDNSVGMHHDGMYHFPLDDDNASRDFLLAMNNEYIDQAALWAPQGGPTGQQDGEGARPADEVRTEINAHGVTVVRVVRSDEGVWSLADDTSYNRRITTATPIALRGPVAGSDYVKTAYSENGTVTRGTNNNCACGYTPWGTYLSCEENWPSVFIKDGERYADDDRLGISAGRGRYAWETAAGDATEDNGEFARFDATPRGESATDDYRNEPRTYGYIVEIDPYTQTSRPIKRTALGRFRHEGCWVGKLTEGQPVVFYSGHDSRNEYIYKFVSDALWSETDANMPSAMGTDRLALGDKYLDAGTLYVARFNDDGSGEWLALTPDAMTQSGDQTLAAALGLAADDLAGIIIHTCDAADLVGATPMDRPEWGTVDPVSGDVYMTCTNNSDRTAQGTEAMFTQGANDLAELGAGYASAPVNAANPRADNEGGQVIRWREPSPGDTTFSWDIFVFGGAAGSDDNPSGLTESNQFASPDGLWYDDRDDGQGILWIQTDNSGNEVDDDTNDQVLAVIPSSVSRANGDMSVIDPSDQAQLKRFAVGPNGCEVTGIFATPDKRALFINIQHPGNWPSTDDATQVTRGSVRPRASTVVIQKADGGQIAV; encoded by the coding sequence GTGAGCCAAGAAATCGAAGACCACCGTCTGCTTAACGACAGCGATAACGAACCGTTTTCCTCCGTGCTGGAGCGGCGGCTGTCGCGTCGCGACATCATGCGCGGCGGACTCAACGTGGCCGCGGTGAGCATGCTCGCCGGCTTCGGGCTGACCGCCTGCAGCAGCGACGACGATGGCGTGGATACCGACCGCGGCATGAACGACGACGACACGGCCGCGGCCATGAGGCTGGCATTCGAAGCCGTGGCCGGGTCCAAGACCGACGCCGTGGTCGTGCCCGAGGGCTATACCGCCCAGGTGTTCATCCCGTGGGGGACCCCGATCAATGCCTCGGCGCCCGCGTTCTCCGAGAATCTGGCCTTCACGCCGGAGATCCAGGACAACAGCGTGGGCATGCATCACGACGGCATGTATCACTTCCCGCTGGACGACGACAACGCCTCCCGCGATTTCCTGCTCGCGATGAACAACGAATACATCGACCAGGCGGCGCTCTGGGCGCCCCAGGGCGGCCCGACCGGTCAGCAAGACGGCGAAGGCGCCCGTCCGGCCGATGAAGTGCGCACCGAGATCAACGCGCATGGCGTGACCGTGGTCCGAGTCGTGCGCTCCGACGAAGGTGTCTGGTCGCTGGCCGACGATACGTCCTACAACCGCCGGATCACCACGGCCACGCCGATCGCGCTGCGCGGTCCCGTGGCCGGCTCGGACTACGTCAAGACGGCCTACTCCGAAAACGGCACGGTCACCCGCGGCACCAACAACAACTGTGCCTGCGGTTATACGCCCTGGGGCACCTACCTGAGCTGCGAGGAGAACTGGCCAAGCGTGTTCATCAAGGATGGCGAGCGCTATGCCGACGACGATCGCCTGGGCATCAGCGCCGGGCGGGGCCGGTATGCCTGGGAGACCGCGGCGGGTGATGCCACCGAGGACAATGGCGAATTCGCGCGTTTCGATGCCACGCCGCGCGGCGAATCGGCCACCGACGACTATCGCAACGAACCCCGTACCTACGGCTATATCGTCGAGATCGACCCGTACACCCAGACCTCGCGGCCGATCAAGCGTACGGCCCTGGGCCGTTTTCGCCATGAAGGGTGCTGGGTGGGCAAGCTCACCGAAGGCCAGCCGGTGGTGTTCTATTCCGGGCACGACTCGCGCAACGAATATATCTACAAGTTCGTCTCCGACGCCCTGTGGAGTGAAACCGATGCCAACATGCCGTCTGCCATGGGTACGGACCGGCTGGCGCTGGGCGACAAGTATCTGGATGCCGGCACGCTGTACGTCGCCCGGTTCAACGACGATGGCAGCGGCGAGTGGCTGGCGCTGACGCCGGATGCCATGACCCAGAGCGGCGATCAGACGCTGGCCGCCGCCCTGGGTCTGGCCGCCGATGATCTGGCCGGCATCATCATCCACACCTGTGATGCAGCCGATCTGGTCGGCGCCACGCCCATGGACCGGCCGGAGTGGGGCACCGTCGACCCGGTATCGGGCGATGTCTACATGACCTGTACCAACAATTCGGATCGAACCGCCCAAGGGACCGAGGCCATGTTCACCCAGGGTGCGAACGACCTCGCCGAGCTCGGCGCAGGGTATGCGAGCGCGCCGGTCAATGCGGCCAACCCCCGAGCGGATAATGAAGGCGGACAGGTGATCCGCTGGCGGGAACCGTCGCCGGGCGACACCACGTTCTCTTGGGACATCTTCGTGTTCGGGGGCGCGGCCGGCTCCGACGACAATCCGTCCGGTCTGACCGAATCCAACCAGTTCGCCAGCCCCGACGGTCTCTGGTACGACGACCGCGACGACGGGCAAGGCATTCTGTGGATCCAGACCGACAATAGCGGCAACGAGGTCGACGACGATACCAACGACCAGGTGCTGGCGGTAATCCCGTCATCGGTCAGCCGCGCCAACGGCGACATGTCGGTGATCGATCCGTCCGACCAGGCGCAGCTCAAGCGTTTCGCGGTCGGGCCCAACGGCTGTGAGGTCACCGGCATCTTCGCCACGCCGGACAAGCGTGCGCTGTTCATCAACATTCAGCACCCGGGCAACTGGCCCTCCACCGACGATGCCACCCAGGTCACCCGCGGCAGCGTGCGACCGCGGGCGTCGACGGTCGTCATCCAGAAGGCCGACGGCGGGCAGATCGCGGTCTGA
- a CDS encoding O-acetyl-ADP-ribose deacetylase, whose translation MQREIQDVAIECVKGDITRQCDIDIIVNAANKQLKGGGGVDGAINRAAGPRLVEASRALGPIEAGEAVITPAFELPNDHVIHCAGPVYSQRQPVAEQLASCYRQAMALADKAGARSIAFPAISCGIYGYPLGEAGRIAIDTVTDAIERGTGLTHVRFVLFSDETLAAFGNALSAR comes from the coding sequence ATGCAGCGCGAAATACAGGATGTGGCCATCGAGTGTGTCAAGGGCGATATCACCCGTCAGTGCGATATCGACATCATCGTCAACGCGGCCAACAAGCAGCTCAAGGGCGGTGGCGGCGTGGACGGGGCGATCAATCGCGCGGCCGGCCCGCGTCTGGTCGAGGCCAGCCGCGCCCTCGGTCCGATCGAAGCCGGCGAGGCGGTGATCACGCCGGCCTTCGAGCTGCCCAACGATCACGTGATTCATTGCGCCGGCCCGGTCTACAGCCAGCGCCAGCCGGTCGCCGAACAGCTGGCGAGCTGCTATCGGCAGGCCATGGCGCTGGCTGACAAGGCCGGTGCCCGGTCCATCGCCTTTCCGGCGATCTCCTGCGGCATCTACGGTTACCCGCTCGGCGAGGCCGGCCGGATTGCGATCGATACCGTGACCGACGCCATCGAACGGGGCACGGGCCTGACCCATGTGCGCTTCGTCCTGTTTTCCGACGAGACGCTCGCAGCGTTCGGCAACGCCCTGTCCGCACGCTAG
- a CDS encoding DUF2254 domain-containing protein, whose protein sequence is MAQLTKIWNELRSSYWFVPTVMSILAALASFALIAIDRVIGNEWVNAVPWVYQVQAEGARGLLTTVAGSMIGVAGVTFSITIAALSYTTSTLGPRLLTNFMNDTGNQVTLGTFVSTFVYCLLLLRTIQAGDDTAATFVPHLAMLFAIFMAVASLAVLIYFIHHITESLHVSNVVGNVARDLDAAIDDYERRSIEAAQQPSAFLPSDFSDTAVAVRADGDGYIQNLIYRSLVNQAVQHDLVLRIERGPGDFVATGQTLLKAWPAGRVDDDVTAALVDAYAWGRQRTQSQDVFFLVNELVEIAARALSPGINDPYTAMGCLDWLSVALNRLARRDVAHLHHFDGDGRLRVWAAGFDFTALAEAIYDQLRSYFATDRNASVHMLRRMGETGEFLTDGDQRKLMRTQADALREAALEAMTSTRDRAAVEQAHRRAIRLIGGPGERSEHADLA, encoded by the coding sequence ATGGCGCAGTTAACGAAAATCTGGAACGAACTGCGCAGCAGCTACTGGTTCGTCCCGACGGTGATGTCGATTCTCGCCGCGCTCGCCTCCTTCGCACTCATCGCAATCGACCGGGTGATCGGCAACGAGTGGGTCAACGCCGTTCCGTGGGTCTATCAGGTCCAGGCCGAGGGCGCGCGAGGCCTGTTGACTACCGTGGCCGGCTCGATGATCGGCGTGGCGGGCGTGACGTTTTCGATCACCATCGCCGCACTGTCATACACCACGTCCACGCTCGGCCCGAGACTGCTCACCAATTTCATGAACGACACCGGCAACCAAGTGACGCTGGGCACGTTCGTGTCCACGTTCGTCTACTGTCTGTTGCTGCTGCGCACGATTCAGGCCGGTGACGATACGGCCGCGACCTTCGTGCCGCATCTGGCCATGCTGTTTGCGATCTTCATGGCCGTGGCCAGCCTGGCGGTGCTGATCTATTTCATCCACCACATCACCGAATCGCTGCATGTCTCCAACGTGGTGGGCAATGTCGCTCGCGACCTGGACGCCGCCATCGACGACTATGAGCGACGTTCGATCGAGGCGGCCCAGCAGCCGTCGGCTTTTCTGCCGTCGGATTTCAGCGACACGGCGGTGGCGGTTCGAGCCGACGGCGACGGCTACATCCAGAATCTCATCTATCGGTCGCTCGTCAATCAGGCGGTCCAGCACGACCTGGTGCTGCGGATCGAACGCGGGCCGGGCGATTTCGTAGCCACGGGCCAGACATTGCTAAAGGCCTGGCCGGCCGGGCGTGTCGACGACGACGTGACCGCCGCCCTGGTCGATGCCTATGCCTGGGGCCGCCAGCGCACCCAGTCGCAGGACGTGTTCTTTCTGGTCAACGAACTGGTCGAGATCGCTGCACGGGCGTTGTCGCCGGGTATCAACGACCCGTATACCGCCATGGGCTGTCTGGACTGGCTGAGCGTCGCGCTCAACCGACTGGCGCGACGGGATGTCGCGCATCTGCATCATTTCGACGGCGACGGGCGGCTGCGCGTATGGGCCGCCGGATTCGACTTCACGGCGCTGGCCGAGGCAATCTACGACCAGCTGCGCAGTTACTTCGCCACCGACCGTAACGCCTCTGTGCACATGCTGCGCCGAATGGGAGAGACCGGCGAGTTCCTGACCGACGGTGACCAGAGAAAACTCATGCGCACACAGGCAGATGCTTTGCGAGAGGCCGCGCTGGAAGCAATGACCAGCACTCGCGATCGCGCCGCCGTGGAGCAGGCGCATCGCCGTGCGATCCGCTTGATCGGCGGTCCCGGCGAGCGCAGCGAGCACGCCGACCTGGCTTGA